In Setaria viridis chromosome 5, Setaria_viridis_v4.0, whole genome shotgun sequence, the genomic stretch GTAGCCCAGTTGGTGCAGCCGGGCGCGGTCTggatcggccgccgccgcgtcggcaaCGGGGAGCTCCTGCAGGGAGCAGCGAGGCACGGCCATCGTCGTCATCCTCTCCGCTGGTGGCCTGCCTGATGCCGCAGGCAGACGACCGAATGTTGCTGCTCTTTGCTTCCTGATAGAAGTACTGCACCACTACTCTAGCTGATAGGACAGGGTGACAGTTCCATGGCGCTTAAATTATTAGCTTCTTAATTAAAGCTAATCTTAGATGCCCAAGGAGTCAACGGAAAGAGTGGAAATCTCGAATGGTTGCCTCGTTCCGGCATGTCAGAGTGCTAATTAACATCCCTTTTCATATGATTGGATTCTGGATCTTTTGACTGAAGGGGATGCGCCTGTGATTGCGATGAGCGATGCCTATGCACTGTACTTGTAGTCATTACCTGTAAGCATTTCTTTCCGAGAAGGTCCTAATCCATACTGGGACTCCAAGTGAACTCGACGAGGCAGAAATGATTCAAACGAAACGAAGCAAATCGATGGTACAGCGTGTTCATGATCTCAATTCTCATACACATCACCACACTGTTAGGCCGCACGCGCACAGGCACAACCACCTTACGCCTCGCCGACGTTGGTGACGGGCCCTCGGAACCAGAACCGGGCGTGAAGCACCCACGCGCCGACGGTGAGCAGCAGCACGCCCCCGACGGCCGCCGGCGTGTAGTTGAAGTTGTCCTTGGCGACGGGGTACGCCACCGGCAGGCAGAACAGCACGGTGACGAGGGCCACCcagaggacggcggccgagccGACGGCGACCCCGTATCTCCCGAGGTGAAACGGCCCTGGAACGAAGGATTTCCGGGCCGTCGTCACGCGGAAGATGATGGGCAGCGCGTAGGAGATGTAGAGACCGAGCGTGGTGATGGACACCATGGCCTGGAACGCCACCTGGCTCCCCAGCGACTGTCGAGAAGAGAAGCAGATAGGACTGATTGCATATTATATTCATGCTTGTGTGGTGTAATCGGTTGCAGTTCAGAGATGAGATTCCACGCACCGTGAGGGCCATGACGAACGCCACGGACACGGAGAGCCAGACGACGTTCAGGGGCACCTCCTGCTTGTTCACCCGATGCCAAACATGCGAGAACGGCATCGCCCCGTCCCTGGAGAAGGCATACCCCATCCTCGAGTTGCTGGTCACGCAGGCGGTGCCGCAGAggaagacggcgacggcgatgatGCCCAGGCAGACGATACCCCCGACGCCGCTGCCGTACCTCCGGTGAAAGGTGGTGTACAGAGCCTGGGCAATGGCATACCCGCCGGCGTCGTTGCTAGTGTCCAGGAAGTAGGGGATGTCAGTCATGACCGACGTCAGAGCCAGCAGGTAAATCCATCCGAAAATGCTGGACAGTGCGACGGAGCTGACGATCCCCATCGGCCCGTTCCAGTCCGCGTTCTTGGTCTCCTCCGTCTGCACTTGTGTAATCGGATGTCAGAGCGACAAAATGATTTGAAATGTGATCGATGATGACGCGGAACATGCTTGTGGCATCCacgattttattttctttaccaTGTGAACAGATGTGTCGTATCCGATGCTGGAGTACTGGCTCATGAGCAAGCCCACGGCTAGGATGTAAGGCTTGCTGTGGATCCCCAAGGTGTTCTGTGTGTTGAAGTGGGTAAAGATGAACTCCGCGCTCGCCCTCTCCTTCGCCACCGATGGGATCAAGATCACCAGGAGAAAGACACCTGCAATTTAGTCAGATCACCATCGATCCCAAGTCCTGAAATTAACAATCATAGAACTATATATGATCGTTGGTCTTGGACGTACCTGCTACGTTCCAGAAAGCTCCGAGCTGCCCAAACCAAGAAAGCCACTGGATGGGCAGGCTGTTGATGAGGCCATGCACGATCAGGATGGCGGTGTAGATGGCCAGCACGACGTACTTGGAGGCGAGGTAGCCGCCGCCGTTGGCTCCGCCGGTGCTAAGCAGGATCATCACCTGGATAAGCTGCGCCAACGAGAAATCCACGCTCGTGGTGCAAGCCCACTGCACGTCATCAGAGGAAACAGAGTGTCAGTCAGCGTCCTGATTACAGTATAGTAAACTAATGTCTGCACAGCAGGTCATGTCCAAAGATTACGGATCCTGTGAGGTTGGAGTGTAGAGTAGTACCTGTCCCACAATGTTGAACCTGTAAAACAGGGCACAAGATAAAACTTAATTAGAACTTGTAAAACAGGCGTCATCCTTGCCATCATGGATGAAA encodes the following:
- the LOC117857759 gene encoding amino-acid permease BAT1 homolog, which codes for MGTVEAGLPAADHPAADADRARLQQLGYKQELKRGLSVVSNFAFSFAIISVLTGVTTTYNTGLRYGGPASMTLGWLVVATFNGCVALSMAEICSAYPTSGGLYYWSAKLAGKDWAPLASWITGWFNIVGQWACTTSVDFSLAQLIQVMILLSTGGANGGGYLASKYVVLAIYTAILIVHGLINSLPIQWLSWFGQLGAFWNVAGVFLLVILIPSVAKERASAEFIFTHFNTQNTLGIHSKPYILAVGLLMSQYSSIGYDTSVHMTEETKNADWNGPMGIVSSVALSSIFGWIYLLALTSVMTDIPYFLDTSNDAGGYAIAQALYTTFHRRYGSGVGGIVCLGIIAVAVFLCGTACVTSNSRMGYAFSRDGAMPFSHVWHRVNKQEVPLNVVWLSVSVAFVMALTSLGSQVAFQAMVSITTLGLYISYALPIIFRVTTARKSFVPGPFHLGRYGVAVGSAAVLWVALVTVLFCLPVAYPVAKDNFNYTPAAVGGVLLLTVGAWVLHARFWFRGPVTNVGEA